The following proteins are encoded in a genomic region of Ooceraea biroi isolate clonal line C1 chromosome 14, Obir_v5.4, whole genome shotgun sequence:
- the LOC105283014 gene encoding nuclear pore membrane glycoprotein 210 isoform X2: MYGLKRILLFVTSIILICAARITTAHKLNVPRVLLPIFNNFAVNFTLEVTDGGCYKWSASRMDIIQLIPINENFDRTCSSVILIQTITRELTRNTAIVLAEDVNTGHFLRCDVIVDAIFSLNLITTTKELYIEDIPEAFEVRAYDEQGIEFLWIIGDTKHMPSNSESTSNVLRFMTYEESEYERPASVAMLDSIGKRGHIVLIEGIRTGTAKISVRLPHSEYKYVPAIELELIVIANLIIIPPEITIMAHDSFEYKIMHTRQGRLEEISLPSNQYYLEAENPDILDIDNDRYFAYGHKTGRTKVFLHDKNVREEYPVILPFAMVNIHEVAYISISVLPNRNWGLVLDHTHEIIVELYDSKDHKFHIGEGVEVSMKIDEQYIEPKSITQNGTYAVGVPITCGITTIEATLRSIIDKRGKRMVLDSQRSAKAELTIHTAMKVQPRALIVPWDIVNKSRFDVMLKATGGDGSYVWSSRQPSIVTILQDGSIKILSMGMAEVTVAMARNQYNKDTAKVYILQPSKLKIIQYNMEAAIGEAIHLHVALFGSLVNGSDVKEIAFSSCENINFEVHIQSENFVQTYDKNVQPVGNACAVITVINHCCVEISDVTVTYNTNENNINRYLMDNVTVSAYEPLTAIYPESKRTLLAVGSSRNVVFKGGPLPWTNKSQNYLQNIHSSNKQIVEVLKHEVSLGRLFDRAVFTVICKALGKTVLTYTVSNIPLFPNCQHTHASETIEIVCGKPRYIYLYPEFTDSENCPISQNANKIIAHSDKRLKIFVVVKDEDGKRFDNITSLNIEWNLKPSGSGSVEIPSSTMEETRTDVILENVILPKNQYQNVIFKRHYGVLTVFATVTGYQKHILNKLQITPEWPLFFIKNERGGVETPLIETSIEITLVNDTVVTPNKLIILNDSSIKSYLQVNQGSGYYKFVLSSDEIADIQYMETTRMISVMPRRPGVLRITLVDLCLPSKPAEIRVEVQKLAVIEVDTMNKIEKGKCVTAALKLYDTNGHIVKLPSLSILDFHVEIDNGYIDVKQLPANEQGTAPYERILYKIHGMSEGESHLTFVKKGDREIQSESVLVQVFLPLQVQPNNLTILIGTIYQMQIIGGPPNAEIEFATENGDILLADDKGILEGKSAGQTKIHVRAVGFDAKDNKVIYSKDSANVHVLHLEGIKILTPVNRVKTGAIFPLWAFGIPDYLMPLIIGSTQLPLNFAWSSSDPSLLTLHNMYESTGINIRYQNQVSLRAKAISPGVTTIYLNVTVPYNMLSGFNKNDITYTTFVKIEIFEELHLVHPVSSKKTLPILLMSPNSVLRLQTDRDKHGTTTYKILSLDSTHSNESEDSHILTSAMKTVTVNKNGVVRSGENFGQTIISITNTEAYNLKQSLTIIIEVKPIHYMMLSLKSKLRIRNSEELNMLPKGMELDYIVEYYDNVGNKFHAAETNIKTMMNRADLASFTIGSSNVITAKFLENGELIMKIFNEKYPTAMFDYVHMMIGDIVFPTKTTLTVGDIICFSMPLLSSDGDPGYWQSSASEILLVDPITGIGRAQNVGHAVIKHSLATQVQGEIEVNILPISRISIVPLRGKNITGTETFSVPLVLKSKDEEIKENNVLARGLGGCRTLSSFALNVFPYTCNVQFVPSISSISIKDLFIVKPRFDIVTGFYYCDIIPMSTPTADASTLESHIQISAHSRDIESAILELTYLPPVYVNAKEIVFITTQSPGDALSAAFEVHGLPSVLKHLTINVPDGVAITWQQYVTKSILQIRLRLTRPDEIQGQKLFIANDLTKQNISLHIRVSKYSTFIPMTGVQWVNYMYFHRYTLGTFAVIVITIFYVWRRKIASVDLTIRNRSIFVDKTPPMMKTIGTPCANITPTIPTSSPRTPTSTTVTPPFSAFKSMPIYGDPRFGVAYRRTMKE; this comes from the exons ATGTACGGgttaaaaagaatattgttATTCGTTACttcgattatattaatttgcgcCGCAAGGATTACCACAGCGCACAAATTAAATGTACCTCGAGTTCTGCTACCAATATTCAATAACTTCGCTGTAAATTTCACTTTAGAGGTGACGGATGGCGGTTGTTATAAAtg GTCTGCTTCTCGTATGGATATCATACAGCTAATTCCTATAAACGAGAACTTTGACAGAACATGTTCTTCAGTGATACTAATTCAAACCATAACGAGAGAGCTAACGAGAAATACCGCAATTGTATTAGCAGAAGATGTCAATACTGGTCACTTTTTACGATGTGATGTCATAGTAGatgcaattttttctttaaatcttATTACCACTACTAAAGAACTGTACATTGAAGATATACCTGAGGCATTCGAAGTACGAGCATATGATGAACAAG GTATAGAATTCCTCTGGATCATTGGTGATACTAAACACATGCCATCCAATAGTGAATCCACGAGTAACGTGTTGCGTTTTATGACTTATGAGGAATCAGAATATGAAAGACCTGCTAGTGTAGCAATGTTAGATAGCATCGGCAAAAGAGGTCATATTGTTCTCATAGAAGGTATTAGGACTGGTACAGCCAag ATATCTGTTAGATTACCACATTCAGAGTACAAGTACGTACCAGCTATAGAACTGGAGTTAATTGTTATCGCTAATTTGATCATTATTCCACCGGAAATAACAATAATGGCTCACGACAGTTTCGAATACAAAATAATGCAT aCTCGTCAAGGGCGATTAGAAGAAATTAGCTTACCTTCGAATCAGTATTACTTGGAAGCTGAGAATCCTGATATATTGGACATTGATAATGACCGTTATTTTGCATATGGTCATAAAACGGGACGTACAAAAGTATTTTTACATGATAAAAACGTTCGTGAAGAGTATCCCGTTATTCTACCTTTCGCCATGGTTAATATACATGAAGTAGCTTACATTTCTATTTCCGTTCTACCCAATAGAAATTGGGGATTGGTATTAGATCACACTCATGAAATCATTGTTGAATTGTATGACAG CAAAGACCATAAGTTTCATATCGGCGAGGGCGTGGAGGTCTCCATGAAAATAGACGAACAATACATCGAACCAAAGTCGATCACACAAAATGGTACTTACGCTGTTGGGGTCCCGATTACCTGCGGAATAACAACAATAGAAGCAACATTACGTAGCATAATCGATAAACGCGGCAAGAGAATGGTGTTGGACTCGCAACGTTCTGCTAAAGCCGAGCTCACGATACACACCGCGATGAAAGTTCAACCCCGCGCTCTAATTGTTCCGTGGGACATTGTGAATAAATCCAG ATTTGACGTAATGTTGAAGGCGACCGGAGGAGATGGATCGTACGTCTGGTCCAGCAGGCAACCATCGATAGTGACCATCTTGCAAGACGGTAGCATCAAGATTCTGTCGATGGGTATGGCGGAGGTGACTGTCGCGATGGCGCGGAATCAGTACAACAAGGATACAGCAAAGGTATACATACTGCAACCTTCAAAACTGAAGATTATACAGTACAACATGGAAGCGGCAATAGGAGAAGCAATTCATCTGCACGTTGCGTTATTCGGGAGTCTGGTCAACGGATCCGACGTCAAAGAGATAGCCTTCAGCAGCTGCGAAAACATTAATTTCGAAGTGCATATTCAAAGCGAGAATTTCGTGCAGACTTATGACAAGAACGTGCAACCGGTTGGCAACGCCTGTGCCGTCATAACTGTCATCAATCACTGCTGCGTCGAAATCTCTGACGTGACCGTGACCTACAACACGAATGAGAATAATATCAATCGTTACCTAATGGACAACGTTACCGTGTCGGCGTATGAACCACTCACAGCTATATATCCAGAGAGTAAACGGACGTTGCTTGCTGTTGGATCTTCAAGGAATGTAGTGTTCAAGGGCGGACCACTCCCGTGGACGAACAAGTCTCAGAATTACTTGCAAAACATACACTCGTCGAACAAACAGATCGTTGAGGTACTGAAACACGAAGTTTCATTAGGCAGGCTATTCGACAGAGCCGTCTTCACGGTGATCTGCAAAGCGCTAGGCAAAACGGTGCTGACTTACACGGTATCAAACATACCTCTTTTCCCAAATTGTCAACACACTCATGCATCAGAGACGATCGAAATTGTCTGCGGCAAGCCCAGGTACATCTACCTATACCCTGAATTCACGGACAGTGAAAATTGCCCGATCAGTCAAAACGCGAATAAGATAATCGCGCATAGCGACAAGCGTCTGAAGATCTTCGTAGTTGTCAAGGACGAGGACGGTAAACGGTTCGATAACATCACGAGTTTGAACATCGAGTGGAATCTGAAGCCGTCCGGTAGCGGTTCCGTAGAAATTCCATCGAGCACGATGGAGGAAACTCGGACAGACGTGATTTTAGAGAACGTAATTTTGCCGAAGAATCAATATCAGAACGTCATTTTTAAGAGACATTACGGTGTGCTGACGGTGTTCGCGACTGTCACCGGTTACCAAAAACATATTCTCAACAAATTACAGATCACGCCGGAGTGGccattatttttcatcaagAATGAGAGAGGCGGAGTGGAAACTCCGCTGATCGAGACCTCTATAGAGATAACTCTTGTGAACGATACTGTCGTTACcccaaataaattaattattctgaaCGATTCGAGCATAAAATCGTACTTACAGGTCAATCAGGGCTCTggttattacaaatttgtcCTGAGCTCAGACGAGATAGCAGATATTCAGTACATGGAGACGACAAGAATGATCAGCGTGATGCCGCGAAGGCCGGGTGTGCTTCGAATCACGTTGGTAGATCTCTGTTTACCTTCGAAGCCGGCGGAGATACGTGTGGAAGTGCAGAAACTCGCAGTGATCGAAGTAGATACCATGAACAAAATCGAGAAGGGAAAATGTGTGACGGCAGCACTAAAGCTCTACGATACGAATGGTCATATTGTGAAGCTACCATCTCTCAGCATCCTAGATTTTCATGTAGAAATCGATAACGGATACATCGACGTTAAACAGTTGCCCGCTAACGAGCAAGGTACCGCGCCTTACGAACGAATATTATACAAGATTCATGGCATGTCCGAAGGCGAAAGTCACTTAACTTTTGTAAAGAAGGGCGACCGCGAGATACAAAGCGAATCAGTCCTTGTGCAAGTATTCCTCCCGTTACAAGTACAGCCGAATAACTTGACGATACTGATCGGTACGATTTATCAGATGCAGATCATTGGTGGTCCGCCGAACGCCGAAATTGAGTTCGCGACAGAAAACGGCGATATCTTGCTAGCTGATGACAAAGGGATTCTTGAGGGAAAATCGGCGGGTCAGACGAAGATTCACGTTCGTGCAGTTGGATTCGATGCCAAAGACAACAAGGTCATCTACTCGAAGGATAGCGCTAACGTACATGTGTTGCATCTCGAAGGGATAAAGATCCTGACTCCTGTGAACAGAGTGAAAACAGGCGCTATATTTCCTCTCTGGGCATTTGGTATTCCCGATTATCTGATGCCACTCATTATCGGTTCTACGCAATTGCCATTGAATTTTGCGTGGTCGTCGAGCGATCCCAGCTTACTAACACTGCACAATATGTACGAGAGTACCGGCATAAACATCAGGTATCAAAATCAAGTATCGCTAAGGGCCAAAGCGATCAGTCCAGGGGTGACAACGATTTATCTGAACGTCACCGTACCTTATAACATGCTGTCCGGTTTCAACAAAAACGATATTACGTACACCACGTttgtgaaaattgaaattttcgaGGAACTGCATTTGGTTCATCCGGTATCATCGAAAAAAACATTGCCTATATTACTGATGTCACCAAATTCCGTTTTACGACTACAAACGGATCGAGACAAGCATGGTACAACGACTTACAAGATCCTGTCACTTGATAGCACACACAGCAATGAATCCGAGGATTCTCATATTTTAACATCTGCCATGAAAACCGTAACTGTAAATAAAAACGGAGTCGTAAGGTCTGGCGAAAATTTCGGCCAAACTATTATCTCCATTACGAATACAGAAGCGTACAATTTGAAGCAGTCGTTGACGATTATCATTGAG GTCAAGCCTATTCATTACATGATGCTTTCCTTAAAATCCAAATTACGCATACGGAACAGCGAAGAACTGAATATGTTACCAAAAGGAATGGAGCTAGATTATATTGTTGAGTATTATGATAATGtcggaaataaatttcatgctGCCGAGACGAATATCAAAACTATGATGAATCGCGCCGATTTAGCATCGTTTACGATAGGCTCGAGTAACGTGATTACTGCTAAATTCCTGGAAAATGGAGAgttaattatgaaaatctttaatgaaaaatatcctACTGCAATGTTTGATTATGTTCACATGATGATTGGGGATATTGTCTTTCCGACGAag aCAACTTTAACCGTCGGtgatataatatgtttttctaTGCCACTTCTTTCTTCTGATGGAGATCCAGGATATTGGCAGTCCTCCGCATctgaaattttattagtaGATCCGATTACAGGCATAGGTCGCGCACAAAATGTCGGGCATGCGGTTATAAAGCACAGTCTCGCAACACAAGTGCAGGGTGAAATAGAAGTCAACATCTTACCGATTTCGCGG ATATCCATCGTTCCTTTAAGAGGAAAGAATATCACTGGGACCGAGACATTCAGCGTACCACTTGTATTGAAGAGCAAAGATGAGGAGATCAAAGAGAATAACGTGTTAGCAAGAGGTTTAGGTGGTTGCCGGACGTTATCATCATTTGCCCTGAACGTATTTCCTTACACGTGCAATGTTCAATTCGTTCCATCGATTTCGTCTATCAGCATAAAGGATTTGTTTATCGTAAAGCCGCGATTCGATATCGTTACAG GATTCTATTACTGCGACATTATACCGATGAGTACTCCAACTGCGGACGCCAGTACGTTAGAAAGTCATATTCAGATTAGCGCTCATAGCCGAGACATCGAATCAGCAATTCTAGAACTCACTTACTTACCACCTGTATACGTCAACGCCAAGGAGATCGTGTTTATCACCACTCAAAGCCCTGGCGATGCACTTTCAGCAGCATTCGAAGTGCACGGATTACCATCGGTGTTAAAACATCTCACT ATTAATGTACCGGATGGTGTAGCTATCACCTGGCAGCAATACGTTACCAAGTCTATACTTCAAATCAGACTACGTTTAACGCGTCCAGACGAGATACAGGGGCAAAAATTATTCATTGCGAACGATTTAACTAAGCAAAATATATCT CTTCACATACGTGTATCAAAATACAGTACTTTTATTCCTATGACTGGAGTACAATGGgtgaattatatgtatttccATCGATATACACTTGGAACGTTCGCCGTTATTGTGATTACGATCTTTTATG TATGGAGGCGCAAGATAGCGAGTGTCGACTTAACAATCAGAAATAGAAGTATTTTTG TTGATAAAACTCCGCCAATGATGAAGACTATTGGTACTCCATGTGCGAACATTACTCCTACCATTCCGACATCCAGCCCGCGAACTCCGACGTCCACTACGGTAACACCGCCATTCTCTGCATTCAAAAGTATGCCTATTTACGGAGATCCTCGTTTCGGTGTAGCATATAGAAGAACTatgaaagaatag